One genomic window of Nitrosomonas sp. Is35 includes the following:
- a CDS encoding PEP-CTERM sorting domain-containing protein — translation MKKIQKYIIGALLASPMLASAATSYNLPSDFSNTNNPNGAWSFLQGTTLLASQIPLNNGNPLYPATTAGYFSTGPNLNTDTPDVIKTAVSGSSAGQTDTDFLAGDVIIHSPNSGDPLFVVWTAPSDGIVDFTSDIWYAHSIVNRSNDASISLGGSFLGSATISNASYGDRTNPWHISGDDLAVVAGDTLSFAFTKSAGQSFGSLDGINVDISFTSAVPEPETYAMLLAGLGLLGLAIHRRNQTT, via the coding sequence ATGAAAAAAATTCAAAAATATATAATTGGCGCCTTGCTGGCATCACCGATGCTTGCTTCTGCAGCAACAAGTTATAATTTACCCAGTGACTTCAGCAACACAAATAATCCAAACGGAGCTTGGTCTTTCTTACAAGGGACGACACTGCTGGCGTCTCAAATACCCTTGAACAATGGCAACCCGCTTTATCCTGCGACTACTGCAGGCTATTTCAGCACCGGGCCTAATTTGAATACCGACACACCTGACGTCATTAAAACCGCAGTGAGCGGTAGTAGCGCAGGTCAAACCGATACCGATTTCTTAGCTGGGGATGTAATCATTCATAGCCCCAACAGCGGAGATCCATTATTTGTAGTATGGACTGCACCCAGTGACGGCATAGTCGATTTCACCAGTGATATTTGGTACGCCCATTCGATTGTAAATCGCTCAAATGATGCTTCTATATCGTTGGGTGGATCTTTCCTGGGTTCGGCCACAATATCAAACGCTTCTTATGGCGACAGAACCAATCCATGGCATATCAGCGGTGATGATTTGGCCGTTGTTGCCGGAGATACACTTTCATTCGCCTTCACAAAAAGCGCCGGACAATCTTTTGGATCTTTAGATGGCATAAACGTCGATATCTCATTTACCAGTGCGGTTCCTGAGCCTGAGACTTACGCGATGCTATTAGCCGGTCTAGGATT